From a region of the Phaseolus vulgaris cultivar G19833 chromosome 6, P. vulgaris v2.0, whole genome shotgun sequence genome:
- the LOC137830898 gene encoding early nodulin-like protein 8, with the protein MKMPFLRSFKINLFLVSLFATWVQIQPKVQCYQYKVGDLDSWGIPISSNSQVYDKWSKYHNLKIGDSLLFLYPPSQDSLIQVTEESYKSCNLKDPILYMNNGNSLFNITSEGEFYFTSAESGHCQKHQKLHITVGVGGNTDTLSPTSLPQSAPSYPTAFGDIPMSPSSASSSPHPTSKFSLIVFGFFLCALLSSLVR; encoded by the exons ATGAAAATGCCCTTCCTTAGAAGTTTTAAAATTAACCTCTTTCTGGTGTCTCTTTTTGCTACTTGGGTTCAAATCCAACCCAAGGTGCAATGTTACCAATACAAAGTTGGAGATCTAGATTCCTGGGGGATCCCCATTTCATCAAATTCACAAGTCTATGACAAATGGTCCAAATATCACAACCTCAAGATCGGTGATTCGCTCC TGTTTCTGTACCCACCAAGCCAAGATTCATTGATTCAAGTAACAGAGGAATCCTACAAGAGCTGCAACCTTAAAGATCCAATCTTGTACATGAACAATGGGAACTCGTTGTTCAACATCACATCAGAAGGGGAGTTTTACTTCACCAGTGCAGAGTCTGGTCATTGCCAAAAGCATCAAAAGCTTCACATAACTGTGGGAGTTGGAGGAAACACCGACACACTTTCTCCAACTTCACTGCCTCAATCCGCACCTTCTTACCCAACTGCTTTTGGCGACATTCCCATGTCTCCTTCTAGTGCTTCTTCCTCACCTCACCCAACTTCAAAATTTTCACTCATAGTTTTTGGATTCTTCCTCTGTGCACTGCTCTCTAGCCTAGTAAGATGA